One segment of Aquimarina sp. BL5 DNA contains the following:
- a CDS encoding NADPH:quinone oxidoreductase family protein, with protein MKAIVCKQYGLPSNLKVEDIESPKPKENEVLVTVKACGVNFPDTLIIQGLYQFKPELPFIPGSDVAGVVKAIGSEVKHLKVGEEVFGFVMQGGYAEEVVVPANVCFKKPPKMEFPIAASFMIAYGTSYHALKDRAKLKEGETLLVLGASGGVGLAAVELGKLMGAKVIAAASSDKKLELCKEYGADEVINYTEEDLRSRIKELTNGRGADVVYDPVGGDYSEFALRGIAWEGRYLVIGFAAGSIPKIPLNLTLLKGCSIVGVFWGNFAMKTPKKNMENTMELMKWLGEGKLKPHIHKIYPLEEAPNALEEMMDRKVRGKVVIQCS; from the coding sequence ATGAAAGCAATAGTCTGTAAACAATATGGATTACCATCCAACCTGAAAGTAGAAGATATTGAAAGTCCAAAACCAAAGGAAAATGAAGTTTTAGTTACTGTTAAGGCTTGTGGAGTTAATTTTCCGGATACCTTGATCATTCAAGGTTTGTATCAGTTTAAACCAGAATTGCCATTTATTCCAGGAAGTGATGTCGCAGGAGTAGTAAAAGCAATAGGATCTGAAGTGAAACATCTAAAAGTAGGCGAAGAAGTTTTTGGATTTGTAATGCAGGGCGGATATGCAGAGGAAGTTGTAGTGCCGGCCAATGTGTGTTTCAAGAAACCACCAAAAATGGAATTTCCCATCGCTGCATCTTTTATGATTGCCTATGGAACATCATATCATGCATTAAAAGATAGAGCAAAACTAAAAGAAGGAGAAACGTTACTGGTTTTAGGAGCATCAGGAGGTGTAGGATTGGCTGCCGTAGAATTAGGAAAGTTGATGGGAGCCAAAGTAATAGCCGCTGCTTCATCAGATAAAAAACTAGAGTTGTGTAAAGAATATGGAGCGGATGAGGTTATTAATTATACAGAAGAAGATTTACGATCTAGAATTAAAGAACTAACTAATGGCAGAGGAGCTGATGTAGTGTATGACCCCGTAGGTGGTGATTATTCGGAATTTGCGTTAAGAGGAATTGCCTGGGAAGGCAGGTATCTGGTAATAGGTTTTGCAGCCGGAAGTATCCCCAAGATTCCTTTGAACCTAACACTATTAAAAGGTTGTTCTATCGTAGGGGTGTTCTGGGGTAATTTTGCAATGAAAACTCCTAAAAAGAATATGGAAAACACCATGGAATTGATGAAATGGTTAGGAGAAGGAAAACTAAAACCACATATCCATAAGATATATCCACTAGAGGAAGCTCCGAATGCTTTAGAAGAGATGATGGATAGAAAGGTAAGAGGTAAAGTTGTAATTCAATGTTCGTAA
- a CDS encoding DUF805 domain-containing protein, which translates to MFKNPFSFSGRIRRLEYGLSYLIFIASFFLLGVITEIIPEAESLIVLMILPSYWFLIAQGSKRCHDLGNSGFFQLIPFYGLFMLFEEGNYGVNKYGYNPKEIDAPIVKREPFKLRIPLPPGKSNINILSEILCFVLLNTLLIQLSNNYVEQEFFSFLCIFISILVCFFLLLLFANNKEALPEFNSYLFRQRLAYSVILSISIYLYNLTFNYTSFQLEDISYAIFLALVILGVTYLPFLIYKSIFKKRKEEVVYEN; encoded by the coding sequence ATGTTCAAAAATCCATTTTCCTTCTCAGGGAGGATACGTCGGCTAGAATATGGCCTAAGTTACCTCATATTCATAGCATCCTTTTTTTTGCTAGGAGTTATCACCGAAATTATACCAGAAGCAGAATCTTTAATAGTATTAATGATTTTACCTTCATACTGGTTTCTAATAGCACAAGGTTCCAAACGTTGTCATGATTTAGGAAATAGTGGTTTTTTTCAGTTGATTCCTTTTTACGGCCTTTTTATGCTATTCGAAGAAGGAAATTACGGGGTTAATAAATATGGTTACAATCCTAAAGAAATTGATGCTCCAATTGTTAAACGGGAACCATTTAAATTAAGGATACCATTACCTCCAGGAAAATCAAATATTAATATACTAAGTGAAATATTGTGTTTTGTTTTATTAAACACATTACTCATTCAGCTTTCAAATAATTATGTAGAACAGGAATTTTTTAGTTTTTTGTGTATATTTATTTCTATACTCGTGTGTTTCTTCTTATTGTTACTATTTGCAAATAATAAAGAGGCTTTGCCAGAATTTAACTCTTATTTATTTAGACAAAGATTAGCCTATTCTGTAATACTCTCAATAAGCATTTACTTATATAATCTTACTTTTAATTATACATCGTTTCAGTTAGAAGATATATCGTATGCTATTTTCTTAGCATTGGTAATACTTGGTGTCACCTATCTTCCGTTTTTAATCTACAAATCAATTTTTAAGAAAAGAAAGGAGGAAGTGGTATATGAAAACTAA
- a CDS encoding T9SS type A sorting domain-containing protein encodes MNTQKLLTLILCGISFFANSQSYELSTSTGPYINLTNSTSLNGTAPWDDPEFAIPMGFDFEYFDITINQIYIDDWGFGAGLTSNPNETGTLPALVAYGADIADRAYDDNNQNATTGSLSNISYLVEGAAGNRILKIEWNNVGFLSDIVADGISTDFTNFQLWLFEGSNDIEIHFGPNSISNPDESFDGETGSSIALVPAYNFGTDVIEENATFLSGNPSNPTVVFSTVDDNTFLDGVIPNGTIYKFTRSTLSTEDFQSIAKLELFPNPSKDAISLSGITTDKKYEIYNLLGNKIQEGIINKNERINIQNYSKGVYLIKFDNNQTLKFIKS; translated from the coding sequence ATGAACACACAAAAACTACTTACACTAATTCTTTGCGGGATATCGTTCTTTGCAAACTCTCAATCCTATGAATTAAGCACATCCACAGGTCCGTATATTAATTTAACTAATAGCACTTCCTTAAATGGAACAGCACCTTGGGATGACCCTGAATTTGCCATTCCTATGGGATTTGATTTTGAATATTTTGACATTACAATAAATCAAATTTATATAGATGATTGGGGCTTTGGAGCTGGATTAACATCTAATCCAAATGAAACAGGAACTTTACCTGCTTTGGTTGCGTATGGAGCAGATATAGCAGATAGGGCTTATGACGATAACAACCAGAATGCTACTACTGGTTCTCTATCAAATATCTCATATTTGGTCGAAGGTGCCGCTGGAAATAGAATATTAAAAATAGAATGGAACAATGTAGGTTTTCTATCAGATATAGTAGCAGATGGTATCTCTACAGATTTTACAAATTTTCAGTTGTGGTTATTTGAAGGATCTAATGATATAGAAATTCATTTTGGTCCTAATTCTATATCTAATCCAGACGAGTCATTTGATGGAGAAACCGGCTCCTCAATTGCTTTAGTTCCCGCTTATAACTTTGGAACAGACGTTATTGAAGAGAATGCCACTTTTTTATCGGGTAATCCTTCTAATCCAACAGTTGTTTTTTCAACAGTAGATGACAATACTTTTCTAGATGGTGTAATTCCAAACGGAACTATTTATAAGTTTACAAGGTCTACGCTTAGTACAGAAGATTTTCAGTCTATTGCGAAATTAGAATTATTCCCTAATCCTTCTAAAGATGCCATATCGCTTTCTGGCATAACGACGGACAAGAAGTATGAAATTTATAATCTACTCGGTAATAAAATACAAGAAGGTATTATTAATAAAAATGAAAGAATCAATATTCAGAACTACTCAAAGGGAGTATACTTGATTAAGTTTGATAATAACCAAACGCTTAAATTTATTAAAAGTTAG
- a CDS encoding SDR family NAD(P)-dependent oxidoreductase: MQVKDKIVIVTGAGSGIGAATAKHFAKHQATVVVSDIKEGKAKQIADVINDEGGKAVVIAANVAKFEEVEQLINNTVEQFGRLDVIVNNAGIGPRNMAKTGEYTLEDWDSVIAVNQTGVFYCMKLALQQMMKQGHGNIVNLASLAGLKASLNNLSYSASKFAVVGMTKSAALEYATKNIRINAVCPGYTESALLSKLLSVRPDMDQMLKSVIPMKRYGLAEEIAEAVVWLASDSTKFITGQTITLDGGTSL; this comes from the coding sequence ATGCAGGTAAAAGATAAAATAGTCATAGTTACCGGAGCGGGCTCTGGGATAGGAGCAGCTACGGCAAAGCATTTTGCAAAACATCAAGCTACAGTAGTGGTTTCAGATATTAAAGAGGGAAAAGCGAAGCAAATTGCAGATGTGATAAATGATGAAGGAGGAAAAGCTGTAGTGATTGCAGCTAATGTTGCTAAGTTTGAAGAAGTAGAACAATTGATCAATAATACAGTAGAACAGTTTGGGCGGCTGGATGTTATTGTAAACAATGCTGGGATTGGTCCAAGAAATATGGCAAAAACAGGCGAATATACTCTGGAAGATTGGGATAGTGTTATTGCAGTAAATCAAACAGGAGTATTCTATTGTATGAAACTGGCATTACAACAAATGATGAAACAAGGACATGGTAATATCGTAAATCTAGCATCATTAGCAGGTTTAAAAGCATCACTAAATAATCTATCCTATAGCGCTAGTAAATTTGCGGTTGTCGGAATGACTAAATCGGCGGCACTCGAATATGCTACTAAAAATATCCGTATTAATGCAGTATGTCCTGGATATACAGAATCTGCTTTATTGAGTAAATTGTTATCAGTACGGCCGGATATGGATCAAATGCTAAAAAGTGTGATTCCTATGAAACGATATGGACTCGCAGAAGAAATAGCTGAAGCTGTTGTTTGGCTAGCTTCGGATAGCACCAAATTCATTACAGGACAAACGATTACTTTAGACGGAGGAACCTCTCTATAA
- a CDS encoding enoyl-CoA hydratase/isomerase family protein, translating to MQTIKIERKDNYAIVQLNRGKVNAINHQMTREIRKAFTDLENDETVKGVIITGTPHFFSAGLDVIELYGYDKPKMNEFFNDFGGMYIQLAKFTKPFVCAITGYSPAGGCVIAITADHRIMAAGEKYAIGLNEVAVNIQISNNLIRGYSYWLGEGKANECILGGKLLNVEEALETGLINEVCDLEEVLPKAEAKMRQYLLADEDIFKNTKYKLRKDWLEGMEENPKIDLEQAISLWWKPEIRAKMKAFVESLQKK from the coding sequence ATGCAGACAATTAAAATAGAAAGAAAAGACAATTACGCTATTGTCCAATTAAATAGAGGTAAGGTAAATGCGATTAACCATCAAATGACCAGAGAAATCAGAAAGGCTTTTACAGATTTAGAGAACGATGAAACTGTAAAAGGAGTTATTATCACTGGAACTCCGCATTTCTTTTCAGCAGGTTTGGATGTGATTGAGTTGTATGGTTATGATAAGCCAAAGATGAATGAGTTTTTCAACGATTTTGGTGGAATGTATATTCAGTTGGCTAAGTTTACGAAACCGTTTGTTTGTGCAATTACAGGATATTCTCCCGCAGGAGGTTGTGTAATTGCAATTACCGCGGATCACAGAATTATGGCCGCTGGAGAAAAGTATGCAATAGGATTAAACGAAGTAGCTGTGAATATTCAGATTTCTAATAACCTTATTAGAGGATATTCATATTGGTTAGGAGAAGGAAAAGCAAACGAATGTATTCTTGGAGGAAAATTATTAAATGTAGAAGAAGCCTTAGAGACGGGTTTAATTAATGAAGTATGTGATTTAGAAGAAGTTTTGCCTAAAGCAGAAGCTAAAATGCGTCAATATTTGTTAGCCGATGAGGATATTTTCAAGAATACTAAATATAAACTCCGAAAAGATTGGTTAGAAGGCATGGAAGAAAACCCTAAAATTGATTTGGAACAAGCAATTTCACTTTGGTGGAAGCCGGAAATAAGAGCAAAAATGAAAGCTTTTGTAGAGAGTCTTCAGAAAAAATAA
- a CDS encoding MaoC family dehydratase, giving the protein MNQLICNNFAEFKAYKGKSLPIGEWLTVTQEMINAFAEATQDFQWVHVDLERIKKESPFKKPIAHGFLSVSLLSKMLMDLIQIESLGMGVNYGFNKVRFPHPVMVDSRLRLHSSIQMIEAYTENGLKITWNCSIEIEGVDKPACVAELVSLMFEK; this is encoded by the coding sequence ATGAATCAACTAATTTGTAATAACTTTGCGGAGTTTAAAGCTTATAAGGGTAAATCATTACCAATAGGAGAGTGGCTTACTGTTACACAAGAGATGATCAATGCTTTTGCTGAAGCAACACAAGATTTTCAATGGGTTCATGTGGATCTGGAACGTATCAAAAAAGAATCTCCTTTTAAAAAACCAATCGCACACGGATTTCTATCAGTTTCCTTATTATCAAAGATGTTGATGGATCTTATTCAGATAGAGAGCTTAGGAATGGGAGTTAATTATGGATTCAATAAAGTTCGTTTTCCACATCCGGTTATGGTGGATAGTAGATTAAGATTACATAGTAGTATCCAGATGATTGAAGCCTATACCGAAAACGGGCTAAAAATCACTTGGAATTGTTCTATAGAAATAGAAGGTGTCGATAAACCTGCTTGTGTCGCTGAATTAGTATCTCTGATGTTTGAAAAGTAA
- a CDS encoding DUF1330 domain-containing protein gives MHNTHTGITKKQFQDFIEFEVDGPFQMINLLKFKDKVEETGTTGAEAYAQYMNAILPFFKDTRAKVLYQGKPLFGLIGPEDTIEWDKVLIVAYESKQEFIGMITKEEYPAEMRSRALIDSRLILCTSK, from the coding sequence ATGCACAATACACATACAGGAATCACCAAAAAACAGTTTCAAGATTTTATTGAATTTGAAGTTGATGGTCCTTTTCAGATGATTAATCTACTAAAATTTAAAGATAAAGTTGAAGAAACAGGAACCACGGGAGCAGAGGCTTATGCACAATATATGAATGCGATACTTCCTTTTTTTAAAGACACCAGAGCCAAAGTGTTATATCAAGGTAAACCTTTGTTTGGTTTAATTGGCCCTGAAGATACTATAGAATGGGATAAAGTACTTATTGTAGCATACGAGAGTAAGCAAGAGTTTATAGGAATGATTACTAAAGAAGAGTATCCGGCAGAAATGCGTAGTCGTGCCTTAATTGATTCCCGATTGATTTTGTGTACTTCAAAATGA
- the fabG gene encoding 3-oxoacyl-ACP reductase FabG has product MRLKDKVAIITGGARGIGKAISELFAQEGATVIIWDLLAEGQSVAEGILEKGQVSEFTNISVTDKTAIEAEAERIHKKYGKIDVLINNAGITKDRTLHKMSEAEWDSVIDVNLKGVFLCTQVVSRYMKEAGYGRIVSAASNVGLRGNFGQTNYAATKAGVIAMSKTWTMELGKYGITANALAPGFTLTEMTEQIPKEHLDGIKSQIPLRKAATPLDIAYGYLYLASDEASYVSGICLTIDGGISR; this is encoded by the coding sequence ATGAGATTAAAAGATAAAGTAGCAATTATTACAGGTGGTGCCAGAGGAATTGGTAAGGCGATTTCGGAATTGTTTGCTCAAGAAGGTGCTACAGTAATTATATGGGATTTATTAGCTGAAGGCCAAAGTGTTGCTGAAGGGATTCTGGAAAAAGGCCAAGTGTCAGAATTTACGAATATTTCTGTAACCGATAAAACTGCTATCGAAGCTGAAGCTGAAAGAATCCATAAAAAATATGGTAAAATAGATGTCTTAATCAATAATGCCGGTATTACTAAGGATCGCACCCTTCATAAAATGAGTGAAGCTGAGTGGGATTCCGTAATAGATGTAAATTTAAAAGGTGTTTTTTTATGTACACAAGTAGTTTCAAGGTACATGAAAGAAGCTGGGTATGGTCGTATTGTTTCTGCAGCATCGAATGTAGGATTGCGTGGTAATTTTGGACAAACGAACTATGCTGCTACCAAAGCAGGAGTGATTGCCATGTCTAAAACCTGGACGATGGAATTAGGAAAATACGGTATTACGGCAAATGCTTTAGCTCCTGGTTTTACACTAACTGAAATGACTGAACAAATTCCGAAAGAGCATTTGGATGGAATAAAATCTCAAATTCCACTCAGAAAAGCCGCAACGCCTTTAGATATAGCATATGGATATTTATATCTGGCATCAGATGAAGCTTCTTATGTTTCGGGTATTTGTCTAACAATTGATGGAGGAATCTCAAGGTAG
- a CDS encoding phosphotransferase family protein, whose protein sequence is MQNVRKGEELNEKTLKSFLHKKGLINDHQSDWKVEQYTHGYSNLTYLLQLEDKEYVLRRPPFGAIKRGHDMGREFKVQSGIYKTFPKVPKMYAFTDDESIIGCPFYIMEKVDGIILSAREAKKRNILASDFKIIADSWLNTFVELHKLDYKSVGLEDLGRPEGYVERQVLNWGKQYLNAATDDVPAAERVMKWMEEHQPKDYRYSLVHNDFKYDNVVFKDDSWKEVIAVLDWEMATLGDPLMDLGTSLGYWTMSSDHAFVQQGIPSPTIMEGNPSRREIVELYAQKSGRDVDHLVFYYAFGLFKIAVIAQQIYYRYDKGLTTDPRFAQLNKAAELLCNLAWQAIQTKKID, encoded by the coding sequence ATGCAAAACGTACGCAAAGGCGAAGAACTAAACGAAAAAACTTTAAAATCATTCCTTCATAAAAAAGGATTGATCAATGATCATCAAAGTGATTGGAAAGTAGAACAATACACACATGGATATTCTAATCTCACCTATTTATTGCAACTAGAAGATAAAGAATATGTATTGCGTCGTCCACCTTTTGGTGCTATTAAACGAGGTCACGATATGGGACGAGAGTTTAAGGTGCAATCAGGCATATATAAGACGTTTCCGAAAGTTCCAAAAATGTATGCTTTTACAGATGATGAAAGTATTATAGGCTGCCCTTTCTATATCATGGAAAAGGTAGATGGGATTATTCTGAGTGCTCGAGAAGCTAAAAAAAGAAATATTTTGGCTAGTGATTTTAAAATCATTGCAGATTCCTGGTTGAATACGTTTGTAGAACTTCATAAGTTAGATTACAAATCAGTAGGACTAGAAGATTTAGGGAGACCTGAAGGATATGTAGAACGGCAAGTCTTAAATTGGGGGAAACAATACCTAAATGCAGCAACAGATGATGTTCCGGCTGCAGAGAGGGTAATGAAATGGATGGAAGAACACCAACCCAAAGACTATAGATATAGTTTGGTGCATAACGATTTTAAATATGATAATGTAGTTTTTAAGGATGATAGCTGGAAAGAAGTAATAGCAGTGCTGGACTGGGAAATGGCAACTTTGGGAGATCCATTAATGGATTTAGGGACATCTCTCGGGTATTGGACCATGAGTAGCGATCATGCATTCGTTCAACAAGGAATTCCATCACCAACAATAATGGAGGGAAATCCAAGCCGAAGGGAGATCGTAGAACTATACGCACAAAAAAGTGGAAGAGATGTTGATCACCTTGTATTCTATTATGCATTCGGACTTTTTAAAATTGCTGTGATTGCTCAACAGATTTATTATCGATATGATAAAGGACTAACTACAGACCCACGTTTTGCGCAATTAAATAAAGCAGCAGAATTGCTTTGTAACTTAGCTTGGCAGGCTATTCAGACTAAGAAAATAGATTAA
- a CDS encoding NADP-dependent oxidoreductase, which produces MNKQIILKNRPEGLPDNNTWELQDNSIPEPAEGEILVQHHYISLDPAMRGWMREGKSYIEPVELDDVMRAGSIGKVIKSNNHPKFKEGDYVTGWGGVQQYTVTNGDNWYAVDPNLAPLPMYIGTLGMPGMTAYFGILEVGKIKEGDTVLVSGAAGAVGSVVGQIAKIKGCRVIGIAGGKDKCDYVVNDLGFDAAIDYKSEEIYEAIKRECPKGIDVYFDNVGGEILDAALSRLRMHARIVICGAISQYNNMEDMRGPKNYLSLLVSRATMQGMVVMDYAKDYGKAAREMGGWLAQGKLKSREDVYEGIENFHDTFLRLFSGDKMGKLILKVIEE; this is translated from the coding sequence ATGAATAAACAAATCATTTTAAAAAACCGCCCTGAAGGATTACCAGATAATAATACTTGGGAATTGCAAGACAATTCAATTCCTGAACCTGCAGAAGGAGAAATACTGGTACAACATCATTATATATCATTAGATCCAGCTATGAGAGGTTGGATGCGTGAAGGTAAATCTTATATAGAACCTGTAGAATTAGATGATGTCATGCGTGCTGGTTCTATTGGGAAAGTAATAAAATCGAATAACCATCCGAAATTTAAAGAAGGAGATTATGTAACAGGCTGGGGAGGTGTGCAACAATATACGGTTACCAATGGCGATAATTGGTATGCTGTAGATCCGAATTTGGCACCCTTGCCAATGTATATAGGTACATTGGGGATGCCGGGAATGACAGCATATTTCGGAATTTTAGAAGTAGGAAAGATTAAAGAAGGTGATACAGTTTTAGTTTCTGGAGCTGCCGGAGCAGTAGGAAGTGTTGTTGGACAAATCGCGAAAATTAAAGGCTGTCGCGTTATAGGAATTGCGGGAGGAAAAGATAAATGTGATTATGTAGTAAATGATTTAGGCTTTGATGCTGCCATCGATTATAAATCCGAGGAGATTTATGAAGCAATCAAGAGAGAATGTCCAAAAGGAATTGATGTGTATTTTGATAATGTAGGAGGAGAGATTTTAGATGCTGCATTGTCAAGACTTCGTATGCATGCTCGAATTGTGATCTGTGGAGCCATTTCGCAATACAATAATATGGAAGATATGAGAGGACCCAAAAATTACCTATCGTTGCTAGTGAGTCGTGCTACGATGCAAGGTATGGTAGTAATGGATTATGCAAAAGATTATGGCAAAGCAGCCAGAGAAATGGGTGGTTGGCTAGCTCAAGGAAAGCTAAAAAGTAGAGAAGATGTTTATGAAGGAATTGAAAATTTCCACGACACATTCTTGCGTTTGTTCTCTGGTGATAAAATGGGAAAACTAATATTAAAAGTTATTGAAGAGTAA
- a CDS encoding transglutaminase family protein, whose protein sequence is MDYLEATYYFDYESDEIQKIIREFNTDTLTPKEKATRLYLKIRDDWWYDPYHINLSKEGYRASKIAKKNSGHCLDKSILLISCLRALRIPARIHLAKVKNHIGVERLIEKFGTNELTPHGMVNICLDGKWLKASPAFNKALCEKCNVAPLEFDGEQDSMFQEYDNKGGVFMEYLEDYGHFDDVPFDFMLNNMKEHYSNIINIYEGQTEIRL, encoded by the coding sequence ATGGATTATTTAGAGGCGACATATTATTTTGATTATGAATCGGATGAGATCCAGAAAATTATTAGAGAATTTAATACGGATACACTCACACCTAAGGAAAAAGCTACACGGTTATATCTTAAAATAAGAGATGACTGGTGGTATGATCCGTATCATATTAATCTTTCTAAAGAAGGGTATAGAGCAAGTAAGATTGCAAAAAAGAATAGTGGTCATTGTTTGGATAAATCGATTCTGTTGATCTCTTGTTTAAGAGCTTTGAGAATACCAGCAAGAATTCACCTTGCTAAAGTGAAGAATCATATTGGAGTAGAAAGATTAATAGAAAAGTTTGGAACCAATGAGTTAACACCACATGGAATGGTGAATATTTGTCTAGATGGAAAATGGCTAAAGGCATCTCCTGCTTTTAATAAGGCTCTATGCGAAAAATGTAATGTAGCTCCTTTAGAATTTGATGGAGAACAGGATTCAATGTTTCAGGAGTATGATAATAAGGGAGGAGTTTTTATGGAATATTTAGAGGATTATGGACATTTTGATGATGTGCCTTTTGACTTTATGTTGAACAATATGAAAGAGCATTATTCGAATATTATCAATATATATGAAGGACAAACAGAAATTAGATTATAA
- a CDS encoding acyl-CoA dehydrogenase family protein, whose protein sequence is MNFEYSEKIIELQQKLTTFFEEYIIPVEEEVNAFIYNPDNRWTPWPGMEDLKSKAKVAGLWNLFLPKSYGDLSPGLTNLEYAPLAEIMGRILWSSEIFNCSAPDTGNMEVLAKYGSSEQQKQWLEPLMNGDIRSAFLMTEPEVASSDATNIETSIVKDGNEYVINGTKWWSSGGMNPDCKIAIVMGKTNPDAPRHQQQSMILVPMDTPGLKIIRPLSVFGFYDSPEGHAEIVLNNVRVSKEHLILGEGRGFEIAQGRLGPGRIHHCMRLIGMAQRSLELMSKRAAERIAFGKTFKDYSSIRQEIAQSQCEIEQARLLTLSAADKMDELGNKASKDLIAMIKIVAPNMALKVIDRAMQIHGGKGVGPDTPLAHFFVAARMLRLADGPDEVHMYQLGKSVIKKYSE, encoded by the coding sequence ATGAATTTTGAGTATTCAGAAAAAATTATAGAACTCCAACAAAAGCTTACCACTTTTTTTGAAGAATACATAATACCTGTAGAAGAAGAAGTAAATGCCTTTATATATAATCCGGATAATCGATGGACACCTTGGCCAGGAATGGAAGATTTAAAGTCAAAAGCCAAAGTAGCCGGATTATGGAATTTGTTTTTACCCAAAAGTTACGGAGATCTAAGTCCCGGATTAACAAATCTAGAATATGCACCATTAGCAGAAATTATGGGACGCATATTATGGTCTTCAGAAATATTTAATTGTAGTGCTCCCGATACTGGAAATATGGAAGTATTAGCCAAGTATGGTTCCTCAGAACAACAGAAACAATGGTTAGAACCTTTAATGAATGGAGATATTCGCTCTGCTTTTTTAATGACAGAACCAGAGGTGGCTTCTTCTGATGCTACTAATATTGAGACTTCTATTGTTAAAGATGGTAATGAATATGTGATCAATGGCACAAAATGGTGGTCTTCTGGTGGAATGAATCCCGATTGTAAGATTGCTATTGTGATGGGAAAAACGAATCCCGATGCTCCAAGACATCAACAGCAAAGTATGATATTGGTGCCTATGGATACGCCAGGATTAAAGATTATCAGACCTTTATCGGTATTTGGGTTTTATGATTCTCCAGAAGGTCATGCAGAGATTGTTTTAAATAATGTACGAGTGTCAAAAGAGCACTTGATTTTAGGAGAAGGAAGAGGTTTCGAAATTGCACAAGGTAGATTAGGTCCAGGACGTATTCATCATTGTATGCGTTTGATTGGTATGGCACAACGATCTTTAGAGTTAATGTCCAAACGTGCAGCAGAACGTATTGCTTTCGGAAAAACGTTTAAAGATTACAGTAGTATTCGGCAGGAGATTGCTCAATCACAATGCGAAATCGAACAAGCTAGATTACTAACACTTTCTGCAGCTGATAAAATGGATGAATTAGGGAATAAAGCATCCAAAGACTTAATCGCAATGATCAAGATCGTAGCTCCGAATATGGCATTAAAAGTAATAGATCGAGCTATGCAGATACACGGTGGAAAAGGAGTAGGCCCTGACACGCCATTGGCACACTTTTTTGTTGCTGCAAGGATGTTACGTCTAGCTGACGGACCAGATGAAGTGCATATGTACCAGTTAGGGAAAAGTGTAATTAAAAAATACTCAGAATAA